Genomic DNA from Segatella copri:
AGGTGGATTTCGGTAATGAGAAGGTGGAAGAAATCACCGTTCGTGCCAAGTCTTCAAAGGGCGGTGTGCTCGTAGTCAGAGCCGATGGCAAGAAGGGTAATATCATCGCTAAGGTGAAGATTCCAAAGTCGGCAGCCTGGAAGAATGTCCGAGCCCAGGTGCTCCATGCTCCTCAGGGCGTTCATGCTCTCCATGTATCCTTGCAGAGTGGAGCCGACGTAGAGGTAGACTGGCTGGGCTTCGATGCGTTGCCTTGGGAAAAGGGAGCTTTCGAAACTCACCAGTATCGTAATCTCTTTGCCGAGATGGGCTATAAGCAGGCTGATATAGACAGGAAGGTGAACGAAGTGTTCAATGATGTATTCTACGGTAAGAACAAGGTTTATTTCGAAGTGGGCGATTCCATGGGATATGTCAGCGATATAAAGAACAATGATGTGAGAACCGAAGGCATGTCGTATGGAATGATGGCTGCCGTGCAGTTTGACAAGAAGGACATCTTCGACCGTCTCTGGCGATGGAGCAAGAAATACATGCAGCATCAGGAAGGACCTTATAAGGGCTATTTCGCATGGAGCTGCAAGACTGATGGAACGAGAAATGCGCAGGGAGCCGCATCGGATGGTGAACTCTATTTCGTAACTTCGCTCATCTTTGCATCCAACCGATGGGGAAATGATACGGGCATCAACTATCTGAAGGAAGCGCAGCATATTCTGGATTGCAGCATGCAGAAGGCGGGAATGGACCGCACAGCTCCGCTCATCAATCTTGAACATCAGCTCATCACCTTTACGCCCGATCATTGGGGCGGGAAGTTTACCGACCCTTCTTACCATCTCCCTGCCTTTTACGAGGTTTGGGCGAAATGGGCTAACGACGGACGGTCCCAGTTCTGGAAGGAGTGTGCTGAGAAAAGCCGTGAGTTCCTGCATAAGTGTATCAATGAGAAGACGGGCTTGAACCCGGACTATTGCAACTATGATGGCAGTCTGATGAAGACGGGTCGGTTGCTGGGTGATGCATTCCGCTACGATTCATGGCGTGTTCCAATGAACATAGCGCTCGATTATTCCTGGGCTTGCAAGGATAAGGAGTGGCAGCAGAAATATGCCAATACGCTGCAGAACTTCCTGTATAGTAAGGGCATTGATTCTTTCCTGGACCAGTATAATGTAGATGGAACGATGGTAGAAGATATTCTGCCGGCAGGTACGGCTCCTAAGGCACTCCGCCATTCTATCGGTTTTGTTGCCACTTCGGCTGCGGCTTCATTGGTCAGCAATCATGTGAAGGGCAGGGAATTCGTCAGTCATTTCTGGAATGCCAAGCATGAACCAGATAAAGAAGGCTTCTTCGATGGCTATTACGACGGACTGTTGCGTCTCTTCGCCTTCATGCATCTGAGTGGCCGTTATCAGATTATCGAACCTCAATAATAATGAATAGTCTATGTACAAATTTTTTAATAAAATAGTTAGATTGTTTTGTTTATGTGTATTCCTTTTGGGGCATTCCTCTGCGGATGCCCAAAATAGGAATTTACCTGCAGACATCAATCCTTATTTCGGACCAGTCGGCAAGCAGGCTGTCATGCCTAATGCGGCTGGCTTTATTCAGAGATGGTTGCTCCTGGAGCCCATCTCTATGCCGGTCAAGAGCAATGTCGTTTTTACAGATTCTTATCTGAAGGAGATATTCCATACGCAGTATTTCCCTAAACAGATGGAAACTGTTCCTAAGGATGGAGCCGTCGTGAAGGTGGGCAAGGAAAAACTGAAATGGCATGCGCTGGACAGTAAACTGTTTAATGTGAAACTCTTCCGTTTCGCCACTTCGTTTAAGAAGCCCAAGTATGGTGTCTTGTTCTGGGCGGTTACCATTATCGATTGTCCTGAGGAGATGAAAGACGTCCGCTTGTCTGTTGGCTCGAATGGTGCTTCCATGTGGTGGCTCAATGGTGAGGAGGCGGTGATGCTCGAAGGCGACCGAAGAATGGTTCGCGATGATGTGGTTTCTAAGAAGCTTACCTTGAAGAAAGGTAGGAATATTCTTCGTGGTGCTGTAATCAATGGACCTGGTATGAGCGACTTCTGTGTCCGATTCATCGACGGACAGGGCAAGCCTGTCAGAAACCTGTCTATTCACGTGAAGTAGTGCAATCAATAAAGAAAGTTATGAAACAGAACAATATATTTTTCAGATATTTTAGCCCGGTTGCTGCTCAGCAGAAACTTTATGCCGCTGCTTTGGTTGCCTTGTTGTCTTCCTCTGCTTACGAGGCAGAAGCCCAGGTGGGCGAACCTTTCATTCATGATCCTTCTACCATTGCCCTGTGTGATGGAAAGTATTATACCTTTGGAACGGGTGAAGGTGGAATCTGGTCGGAGGATGGCTGGACCTGGCAGGGTGGTGCTGTTCGTCCCGGCAGAGGAGCGGCTCCTGATGTGTTGAAGATTGGCGACCGTTATCTTGTAGCCTACAGTGCTACGGGGGGTGGATTGGGTGGCAGTCATCGCGGTGATGTCCTGACGATGTGGAACAAAACGCTCGATCCGAAATCGCCTGATTTCAAATATACTGAACCGGTGGTGGTAGCTTCTTCATTGGATGATGAAGACTGTGATGCCATTGATGCGGGCTTGTTGCTCGACCCTACTACCGGCAGACTCTGGCTCAGTTATGGTACCTATTTCGGATTTATCCGTCTGGTAGAACTTGATCCGAAGACAGGTAAGCGGATGGAAGGCAACGAACCCGTCAATATCGCCATCGACTGCGAGGCTACTGATTTGATTTACCGCAACGGCTGGTATTATCTTCTCGGCACCCATGGCACCTGTTGCGATGGTCCTAATTATAAAATCTGCATAGAAGGCACTACTCGCTATCTTACCGCAACCGCTCAGCATGATGTCATTGCCAAACCTGAGTTTACGGGTGAAGATGCCCAGCTTTGGCGCATCGAACTGCTCACCGATGGCACCTATCGCATCATGCCTAAGGCAGTGCCAGGCACAGAAGAGAAACTGGCATTGGTTTCACTCGGCGATTGTACCCCAGGCTTGGCTCCTTTCGATTTCAATAGCGATAATTCTAAATGGAATTTCAGACAACAATAAATTCATGATGATTTGACAATCGAGAAGCGTTCCAATCATAAACCCTCTAATAAAATAAACAGAAGTATGCTAAAGAATTTATCTCTCATTGCCCTTTTGGGCATCGCTGTCGTTGGCGTTCCAAGTGAACTCAGCGCCAAGAATGTAAAGGTGGCAGGCACCCAGAAAGGTGCGGCTGCCAAGTCTATCACCCGTCAGGTGGCTCAGCAGAATGTAACCATCGAATTCTATTCTCCATCCATCGTCCGCATCTTGAAATCTGATGCCGGACTTGGTGCTCCTGTTCAGAAGAAAAGCTATTCTGTCATCTTGAAACCTCAGCAGATGAAGGGCGTTCAAATACAGGAAAACGGTGATATTGTAAAAATCAATTCTAGTTTTATTTCCGTTGAACTGAATCAGCAGACTGGCGAAATCCGCTTCCTTTCGAAGGATGGAAAGCTGCTGCTTACTGATACGAAGACCCGTCTGGAAGCTCGCAAGGATAAAGCCAACAAGGGCAAGTACCGTATAGAGCAGGACTTCCGTCTTGCTGATGACGAGGCCATCTATGGTCTGGGACAGTTGCGCGATGTTTACATGAATCAGCGTGGCCGCCAGAACATCGTGCTCTGGAACAATAATACTTATATCGCCATCCCTTATTTCACCAGTGAGAAGGGCTATGGTCTTTACTGGGACAATGCAGGAAAAACCTATTTCAATGATATCGTAGCATCCAAGAATAATGGCAACCAGCCATCATGTACTTCCTTTACCAGTGAAGTGGGAACCTGCGCCGACTACTATTTCATGTATAAGGATGGTACGCAAGATGGAGTCATCGCCAGCATCCGTGAACTCACCGGACAGGCTACCATGTTCCCGAAATGGGCGATGGGCTTCTGGCAATGCCGTGAGCGCTATAAGACCAGTGATGAACTGGCTGGCGTGTTGGACAAGTATCGCGAACTGAAGATTCCTACTGATGCCATCGTGCAGGACTGGCAGTATTGGGGATGCGACTCCAACTGGAATGCGATGAAATTCCAGAACCCATACTATATAAATAAGGTGGGCGACCCAGCCTATGCCAAGTATCTTCCTACCGATATGAAGCAGATGAAGGTACAGGGAGAACCCCGTCTGAAGAGTCCGGAAGAGATGGTGAAGTATGTTCATAAGAACGATGCCCATCTGATGATTTCCATCTGGGCAAGTTTCGGTCCTTGGACAGAGCAGTATCGTGAACTGAAGAAGATGAATGCCCTCCTTCCTTTTGAAACGTGGCCAAGAAACAGTGGCGTGATGCCATACGATGTCTTCAATCCGAAGGCTCGCAACCTCTACTGGAAGTATCTTACTCATCTCTACCAGATGGGCTTTGATGCCTGGTGGACCGATTCTACGGAGCCAGACCATTTTGAGAAGCCGGGCGATGAGAACTATCAGACCTTCGATGGTTCATGGTTGGGTGTGAAGAACGCCTTCCCATTATTGCACAACAAGAGCATCTACGAGCACCAGAGAGCGATGAAGGGCAACACAAAGCGTTCGCTCCAGATGACCCGAAGCGGCAGTCTCGGTATTCAGCATTATGGCACCATCTGCTGGAGCGGTGATGTGGTGGCTTCCTGGGACGAGATGAAGAATCAGATTCCATCGGGCTTGAACTTCTCGCTCTGCGGTATCCCATTCTGGAACACCGACCTGGGTGGTTTCTTCTACTGGGAGTTTGAACAGAATCCAAAGAATCCAGCCATTCAGGAATTGCAGACCCGCTGGATGCAGTGGGGAACCTTCATGCCATTGATGCGCAACCACTGTTCTTCGCCGATGGTAAGCGAACTGTATGAATTCGGAAAGCAGGGCGACTGGGCTTATGATGCTATGATTAAGGCCATCAAGTTGCGCTATCGCCTTTTGCCTTATATCTACAGTACGGCTGGTGACTGTGTACAGAATAGCGGAAGCATGATGCGTGCCCTGGTAATGGATTATGCGGCAGACAAGAAGGCTTCCCGTCTGAACGATGAGTATCTCTTCGGCCGCAACATTCTGGTGAAGCCGGTAACCGATCCTTTATACACTTGGAAGGATAAGGAGAAGAAGGGCCATACCATCTATCCTGATGTAAGGAAGGCAGCTGCGCCTGTGAATGTTTACTTGCCAAAGGGTAATAAATGGTATGATTTCTGGAGCAACACCCAGTATGAGGGCGGTCAGGATATCCAGCGCCTTTGTCCTATCGACATCATGCCTGTATTCATCAAGGCAGGTACCATCCTGCCATTCGGTCCTGAAGTGCAGTATAGTTCAGAGAAACCTTGGGATGAGCTGGAAATTCGTGTCTATCCTGGTGCTGATGGTAAATTTACGCTCTATGAGGATGAGGGCGACAACTATAATTACGAGAAGGGTAAATTCTCGGAAATCCAGTTTGTTTGGAATGAAGCAGACAGAACCCTGAGCATCGCTCCACGCAAGGGCAGCTATAAGGGAATGCTCCAGCATCGCAGATTCCATATCGTACTGGTGGATACCAATAGTGGTGCGGGCGATCAGCCTATGCAGGCAAGCAAGAGTGTGGAATATGACGGAAAGGCTGTAAAGATACAGCTGTAAGTGTTACATTATATAAAGTATTTGATACTTGTAATAAAGTAGTATTCTGCTTTTTTGTTTATCTTTGCAGCACAAATAACAATTTAATATACTAATAGCTTAATAGTAATTACAATGAACAAGAATGTTATATACGCAGCTTTGATGTTTGTGGTAACTATGTCCTCCGGCAATGCCTCAGCTCAGCAGTTTCCTTATCAGAATCCAGCCCTCTCGGCTCATGAGAGAGCGGTAGATTTATGTGGTCGTCTCACTTTGGAAGAGAAAGCTTCTCTGATGCTGGATGATTCGCCGGCTATTCCGCGATTGGGAATCAAGAGATTCCAGTGGTGGAGCGAGGCACTGCATGGTGTGGCGAACATGGGAGATGTAACCGTCTTTCCGGAACCTATCGGAATGGCAGCTTCGTTTAACGACAGAATGGTGTATAGAGTCTTTGATGCAACATCTGATGAGATGCGTGCCAAATGGAATGAACTGCAGCAGAAGGGAGGAGATGTAACCCGTTTCCATGCCCTCTCTGTCTGGACTCCAAACGTGAATATCTTCCGTGATCCTCGCTGGGGACGTGGACAGGAAACCTATGGTGAGGATCCTTATCTTACCAGTAGGATGGGATGTGCCGTGGTGCGCGGATTGCAGGGACCTGAAGATACGAAATACCGCAAACTCTGGGCTTGTGCCAAGCACTATGCAATTCATAGCGGACCGGAATGGGCTCGCCATACAGACAATATTACCGATGTTACACCGCGCGACCTTTGGGAAACTTATATGCCTGCCTTCAAATCGCTGGTGCAGGATGCCAAGGTGCGTGAGGTGATGTGTGCCTATCAGCGTTGGGATGATGAACCATGCTGCGGCAACACCCGCCTTTTGCAGCAGATTCTCAGGGACGAGTGGGGATTCAAGTACCTGGTAGTTTCTGACTGTGGCGCTGTTACTGATTTCTGGGAGAATCATAAGGTTTCGAGCAATGCCAGAAATGCAGCAGCTAAGGGCGTATTGGCTGGAACCGATGTAGAATGTGGATTTAATTATGTATATAAATCAGTGCCTGAGGCTGTGAAGTATGGTGCCCTGACTGAAGAAGAAGTTGATAAGCATGTGATTCGTCTGCTCGAAGGTCGTTTCGACTTGGGTGAGATGGATGACAACAAGATAGTATCATGGTCGAAGATTCCTGTATCTGTGCTTTGCAGCAAGGCACATCGCCAGCTCTCGCTCGATATGGCTCTGCAGACCATGACGCTGCTCCAAAACAATAATGAGGTATTACCTCTCGATAAAAAGCTAAAGAAGATTGCTTTCATCGGACCAAATGTGGATAACGAACCGATGATGTGGGGAAACTATAATGGTACTCCACGACAGACAATTACCATCCTGGATGGTATCAAGAGTCGTTTGAAGAAAAACCAGATCGTCACCTTTAAAGGGTGCGACCTGGTGAACGACCAGACTTTGGATTCTTACTTCGACCAGTGTAGCATGGATGGCAAGATGGGCTTTAAGGGCACTTTCTGGAACAATCGTGAAATGGAAGGTAAGCCTGTTACCATCACTCAGGAAAAGAATCCTGTGCAGGTAACTACCTATGGTCAGCATTCGTTTGCACCCAATGTGAAGTTGACGGGCTTTTCTGCCAAGTATGAAACCGTATTCCGTCCTAAGCAGAACGCCAAGGTATTGCTCGATGTGGCTGCCTGCGGTCATTATGAGGTTTATCTGAATGGTGAGAAAAAGTCAGAAAAGAGTGATTGGCGCACAGCAGAATCCCGCATCGAGTTTGAGGGCGTGAAAGGCAAGGAGTATAAGATAGAAATACGATATGCTGAGATGCCAACCTATAATGCCAATATGAAGATCAATATCGGTCATGAGAATCCTATCGACTATCAGGCTTCGCTCAAGCAGTTGAAGGATTGCGAGACTGTAGTCTTCGTAGGTGGCATTTCTCCACAGTTGGAAGGTGAGGAAATGCCTATCGAGATTTCTGGCTTCAAGGGTGGTGACCGCACCAACATCGAATTGCCTAAGGTTCAGCGCAATTTCCTGAAGGCTTTGAAGGAGGCGGGCAAAAAGGTTGTCTTTGTCAACTGTTCGGGTTCGGCTATCGCCTTGACTCCAGAGACAGAGAGTTGCGATGCTATTCTCCAAGCCTGGTATCCTGGTCAGGAAGGTGGTGAGGCAGTGGCTCGTGTGCTCTTTGGTGAGTACAATCCTGCCGGCAAGTTACCAATCACTTTCTATCGCAATTCCAATCAGTTGCCTGATTTCAAGGATTACAGCATGAAGGGCAGAACCTATCGCTATATGAACGATGCGCTCTTCCCATTCGGTTACGGCTTGAGCTATACTTCTTTCCGTATTGGCGATGCTACACTTTCCAACTCTATCCTGAAGAAGGGTGAGAAGATTACCTTGAAGGTGCCTGTAAGTAATGTTGGCAAGAAAGATGGAACCGAGGTGGTGCAGGTGTATGTAAAGGATCCTGCCGATACCGAAGGACCATTGAAGAGCTTGAAGGCTTTCGAGAGAGTGGAGGTGAAGGCAGGAAAGACTGCTGAGGCTGTCATTACGCTGGATAGCAGAAACTTCGAACTCTTCGATGCTGCAACCAATACCGTCCGTGCCAAGGCAGGAAAGTATGAGGTTTATTACGGCAGCAGTTCGGCTGATAAGGATTTGAAGAAACTGGATGTTTCTATTGAATATTAAGTAACGGTATACTAATTAATATATACTGCTTTCAATAGTATCAATCCAATAAAATAATCGAATTATGAAAAGAATCCTTTGTGTACTTATCGCAGTCCTATGTCTCTGTACTTGCTGGGCTGGGAATGGCAAGAAACCTATTGTCTGGGAACAGCCGATAGCTGAATCGAACCAGCTATTTTATGATCCTTTTCAATCTCAACTCAACATCTATCGTGTGGAATTCGCAGATGATGAAACACGAGTGTTCATGCACATCACTTTTCCCCCACACTATTGGATAAAGTTTGTGAAGGAAACCTATCTCCTTGCTGATGGCAAGAAATATCTCGTCAAGAGCTGTGATGGACTGAAACTTGACGAAGAACACTATATGCCTAGCTCTGGCAAGGAGGATGTGGTCTTCCATTTCGCACCGCTCCCCAAGAAGACCCGAATGTTTGACTTCCTGGAAGGTGACGGCAAAAAGAACTTCAAGATATTGGGCATCGAGAATATCGATACCCGCATCAAACAGCTCTTCTCCTCGCTTTGGCGCAACGATGCGACCGGCGATTGGGAGATAGGATTCTATGAAGATTTCGCCATCTACGACTGCCGTTACTGGCAATACAAGCAGAAGAATCAGAAGGGCGACAAGTACTCTTTCATCCTTACCGATGGCAAGAGCGACCTGGCTGTCAACATCGACAAACCTCAACATGGCAAGCGCACGATGAGCATCAACGGCAAGAAAGCCGAATATTCGCTCATTACCACTTCCATCCTTCCGGATTATCCGCAGAAAGATGAGACCACAAGTCTGAAGGATACTCATAACAAGCCCGATACGGCTATTGTTGTGGGATGGCTCAGAAATATGCCTAAGGAATTTTGGGATAGAGGGCAGGAGTATAGTGTGCAGTATTATGATCTCTTTTCCACATTCAAGGAAGTGAGCAATTGTAGCAAGCTCGATTCACTTGGCAGATTTGAGATCAAAGTGCCTCTCATCAACTCTACCGAGGTTTTCATGGACTGGAAACATACTTATATCAACACGGTGTTGGAGCCAGGTGAGACCTATTATCTGCTCTATGACTTCAAGTCTGGACATGCTATCTTCATGGGTAAGAACTGTCGCTTGCAAAATGAACTGCTGGCGCATCCTATCCCAATGATTAACGCAGACTATGCAGGTAAGTATGAAAATAAGGTTCCAGCCCAGGAGATGATGCAGATTCTTGAATCCAGATATAAGGAGGCTGAAGGGAACTTACGGAAACAGATAGAAAAATCGGCATCTATTTCCAAATGTTATCAGGAGTATGCTGCCCGATATCTTCTCTGTAGTTATGCATCATCAATCTTACAGGGAGCATATCGTGTAAAAGACCATATTTTCCCTCAGGAATATGTAAGCCAAATGAAAAAAATATGGAAGGAGATTCCGCAGCCTTATACTCAGTTTCGTGACTATAGTATGCTGACTAAAGATCTCATCGACCAGGAAGCAAGGTTAAAGTACAGTACACCCATGGGGAAGACCTATGGATTCTTGTTCACCAATTATTATCCGGAACTGTTGAGAAAGCACAAGGCTCAGGGGGATATTGCGATAACAAATTCTGAAATTGCTACGGTGGAACAATGGGCTAAGAATCTGGATGCCATGACTATCAAGCAATATCAGACGACAGATGCCAAGGAGCAGGAGAAAATAGAAAATGCTTTTTCCAACTCAGCCCTTGCCAAGCGTGCTACGGCTATTATTGGAAGAGAAGACATAGCCAAGATGCTTAAGGATGAGACTCCTCTCATCGATGTATATTATGCCCAGCATATAGCTGATAGCATGGGATGCAGCCAGCAGCAGAAAGATGTCATCATCACCAAAGCCATTCTTCAGATGTTGGAAAGACTAGCCATGCCACTCAATAGTTATGGGCTTGACCTGGCAGAACATAGTATCAGTTCTGAAGTTCTCAGGGAGAAAGTATTGGCAGAACACCGTAAGTACCTGTCTTTGCAGAACAGGGACATTACTGCCAGTATCAAGACAGCTCCGCAGGATATGAGCGATGGTGAGAAGCTTCTTCGCCATATATTGGAGCCTTATAAGGGAAAGCTTGTATTGCTGGATGTCTGGGGAACCTGGTGTGCCCCTTGCAAGGAGGCTCTAGCCCATTCGAAGGAAGAGTTCGAACGCTTGGCTCCATACGATGTGGTATATCTTTACATGGCAAACAACAGTCCTGAAGAGTCATGGAAAAATATCATCAAACTGAATGATCTGGTTGGCGACAATATCGCCCACTACAATTTGCCAGCGGCTCAGCAGAGTGCCATCGAGAACTATCTCAACATTCGCTCCTTCCCTTCCTATCGCCTCTTCGACAAGGAAGGAAATCTGGTAGATGTGAAAGTGGATGCCCGCCAGCTTGACAATCTGGAGAAAATCATCAAGGAACTGAACAGATAGTAAGAATACTGATAAAATCCCCTTCAAGGTATTGGGTGCACAGTTGAATACATAATAAATCCCGAAATCGCTTGGCGGTTTCGGGATTTTTGCTTATCTTTGCCAACGTAAATAGTAAATTGTTGATAATATGGCAACGAAGTTATATCCAATAGGCATGCAGACCTTCTCTGAGATTCGAGAGGAGGACTTTCTCTATGTAGATAAGACGGAGTACATCTATCGTATGACTCATACGAGTGGAAAGTATTTCTTCTTGAGTCGTCCACGTCGTTTCGGAAAGTCACTCCTCGTCTCTACTATGCAGAGCTATTTCGAGGGAAAGAAGGAACTCTTTAAGGGGCTTGCCATCGAAAAGCTAGAAAAAGATTGGACGGAATATCCTGTGCTTCATTTTAGTTTGGCAGGTGGAAAG
This window encodes:
- a CDS encoding glycosyl hydrolase family 8; this translates as MKTWMCALMLALSTGASAQNPIISGQYSADPTARVFNGKVYLYPSHDIPSPIEKLKEWFCMADYHVFSSTNLTEWQDHGVIVSQDKVPWVQDGSYTMWAPDCVEKDGKYYFYFPAAPKGEEKGFGIGVAVADQPEGPFMPMWKPIEGVHGIDPCVLIDKDGQAYIYWAGAGLHMAKLKPNMTELASEPKLVEGLPEGFKEGPFAFERNGKYYFTFPWVREKDGTETLAYAMADHPMGPFTFKGIIMDESPTKCWTNHHSIVEYQGQWYLFYHHNDYSPKFDKNRSVRIDSLNFNPDGTIQKVIPTLRGVGLTNARSRIQIDRYSALQGKGIGIDYLDKNNCFEGWKTLFSKENTALIYNKVDFGNEKVEEITVRAKSSKGGVLVVRADGKKGNIIAKVKIPKSAAWKNVRAQVLHAPQGVHALHVSLQSGADVEVDWLGFDALPWEKGAFETHQYRNLFAEMGYKQADIDRKVNEVFNDVFYGKNKVYFEVGDSMGYVSDIKNNDVRTEGMSYGMMAAVQFDKKDIFDRLWRWSKKYMQHQEGPYKGYFAWSCKTDGTRNAQGAASDGELYFVTSLIFASNRWGNDTGINYLKEAQHILDCSMQKAGMDRTAPLINLEHQLITFTPDHWGGKFTDPSYHLPAFYEVWAKWANDGRSQFWKECAEKSREFLHKCINEKTGLNPDYCNYDGSLMKTGRLLGDAFRYDSWRVPMNIALDYSWACKDKEWQQKYANTLQNFLYSKGIDSFLDQYNVDGTMVEDILPAGTAPKALRHSIGFVATSAAASLVSNHVKGREFVSHFWNAKHEPDKEGFFDGYYDGLLRLFAFMHLSGRYQIIEPQ
- a CDS encoding acetylxylan esterase yields the protein MYKFFNKIVRLFCLCVFLLGHSSADAQNRNLPADINPYFGPVGKQAVMPNAAGFIQRWLLLEPISMPVKSNVVFTDSYLKEIFHTQYFPKQMETVPKDGAVVKVGKEKLKWHALDSKLFNVKLFRFATSFKKPKYGVLFWAVTIIDCPEEMKDVRLSVGSNGASMWWLNGEEAVMLEGDRRMVRDDVVSKKLTLKKGRNILRGAVINGPGMSDFCVRFIDGQGKPVRNLSIHVK
- a CDS encoding family 43 glycosylhydrolase; protein product: MKQNNIFFRYFSPVAAQQKLYAAALVALLSSSAYEAEAQVGEPFIHDPSTIALCDGKYYTFGTGEGGIWSEDGWTWQGGAVRPGRGAAPDVLKIGDRYLVAYSATGGGLGGSHRGDVLTMWNKTLDPKSPDFKYTEPVVVASSLDDEDCDAIDAGLLLDPTTGRLWLSYGTYFGFIRLVELDPKTGKRMEGNEPVNIAIDCEATDLIYRNGWYYLLGTHGTCCDGPNYKICIEGTTRYLTATAQHDVIAKPEFTGEDAQLWRIELLTDGTYRIMPKAVPGTEEKLALVSLGDCTPGLAPFDFNSDNSKWNFRQQ
- a CDS encoding TIM-barrel domain-containing protein produces the protein MLKNLSLIALLGIAVVGVPSELSAKNVKVAGTQKGAAAKSITRQVAQQNVTIEFYSPSIVRILKSDAGLGAPVQKKSYSVILKPQQMKGVQIQENGDIVKINSSFISVELNQQTGEIRFLSKDGKLLLTDTKTRLEARKDKANKGKYRIEQDFRLADDEAIYGLGQLRDVYMNQRGRQNIVLWNNNTYIAIPYFTSEKGYGLYWDNAGKTYFNDIVASKNNGNQPSCTSFTSEVGTCADYYFMYKDGTQDGVIASIRELTGQATMFPKWAMGFWQCRERYKTSDELAGVLDKYRELKIPTDAIVQDWQYWGCDSNWNAMKFQNPYYINKVGDPAYAKYLPTDMKQMKVQGEPRLKSPEEMVKYVHKNDAHLMISIWASFGPWTEQYRELKKMNALLPFETWPRNSGVMPYDVFNPKARNLYWKYLTHLYQMGFDAWWTDSTEPDHFEKPGDENYQTFDGSWLGVKNAFPLLHNKSIYEHQRAMKGNTKRSLQMTRSGSLGIQHYGTICWSGDVVASWDEMKNQIPSGLNFSLCGIPFWNTDLGGFFYWEFEQNPKNPAIQELQTRWMQWGTFMPLMRNHCSSPMVSELYEFGKQGDWAYDAMIKAIKLRYRLLPYIYSTAGDCVQNSGSMMRALVMDYAADKKASRLNDEYLFGRNILVKPVTDPLYTWKDKEKKGHTIYPDVRKAAAPVNVYLPKGNKWYDFWSNTQYEGGQDIQRLCPIDIMPVFIKAGTILPFGPEVQYSSEKPWDELEIRVYPGADGKFTLYEDEGDNYNYEKGKFSEIQFVWNEADRTLSIAPRKGSYKGMLQHRRFHIVLVDTNSGAGDQPMQASKSVEYDGKAVKIQL
- the xyl3A gene encoding xylan 1,4-beta-xylosidase, giving the protein MNKNVIYAALMFVVTMSSGNASAQQFPYQNPALSAHERAVDLCGRLTLEEKASLMLDDSPAIPRLGIKRFQWWSEALHGVANMGDVTVFPEPIGMAASFNDRMVYRVFDATSDEMRAKWNELQQKGGDVTRFHALSVWTPNVNIFRDPRWGRGQETYGEDPYLTSRMGCAVVRGLQGPEDTKYRKLWACAKHYAIHSGPEWARHTDNITDVTPRDLWETYMPAFKSLVQDAKVREVMCAYQRWDDEPCCGNTRLLQQILRDEWGFKYLVVSDCGAVTDFWENHKVSSNARNAAAKGVLAGTDVECGFNYVYKSVPEAVKYGALTEEEVDKHVIRLLEGRFDLGEMDDNKIVSWSKIPVSVLCSKAHRQLSLDMALQTMTLLQNNNEVLPLDKKLKKIAFIGPNVDNEPMMWGNYNGTPRQTITILDGIKSRLKKNQIVTFKGCDLVNDQTLDSYFDQCSMDGKMGFKGTFWNNREMEGKPVTITQEKNPVQVTTYGQHSFAPNVKLTGFSAKYETVFRPKQNAKVLLDVAACGHYEVYLNGEKKSEKSDWRTAESRIEFEGVKGKEYKIEIRYAEMPTYNANMKINIGHENPIDYQASLKQLKDCETVVFVGGISPQLEGEEMPIEISGFKGGDRTNIELPKVQRNFLKALKEAGKKVVFVNCSGSAIALTPETESCDAILQAWYPGQEGGEAVARVLFGEYNPAGKLPITFYRNSNQLPDFKDYSMKGRTYRYMNDALFPFGYGLSYTSFRIGDATLSNSILKKGEKITLKVPVSNVGKKDGTEVVQVYVKDPADTEGPLKSLKAFERVEVKAGKTAEAVITLDSRNFELFDAATNTVRAKAGKYEVYYGSSSADKDLKKLDVSIEY
- a CDS encoding thioredoxin-like domain-containing protein, producing MKRILCVLIAVLCLCTCWAGNGKKPIVWEQPIAESNQLFYDPFQSQLNIYRVEFADDETRVFMHITFPPHYWIKFVKETYLLADGKKYLVKSCDGLKLDEEHYMPSSGKEDVVFHFAPLPKKTRMFDFLEGDGKKNFKILGIENIDTRIKQLFSSLWRNDATGDWEIGFYEDFAIYDCRYWQYKQKNQKGDKYSFILTDGKSDLAVNIDKPQHGKRTMSINGKKAEYSLITTSILPDYPQKDETTSLKDTHNKPDTAIVVGWLRNMPKEFWDRGQEYSVQYYDLFSTFKEVSNCSKLDSLGRFEIKVPLINSTEVFMDWKHTYINTVLEPGETYYLLYDFKSGHAIFMGKNCRLQNELLAHPIPMINADYAGKYENKVPAQEMMQILESRYKEAEGNLRKQIEKSASISKCYQEYAARYLLCSYASSILQGAYRVKDHIFPQEYVSQMKKIWKEIPQPYTQFRDYSMLTKDLIDQEARLKYSTPMGKTYGFLFTNYYPELLRKHKAQGDIAITNSEIATVEQWAKNLDAMTIKQYQTTDAKEQEKIENAFSNSALAKRATAIIGREDIAKMLKDETPLIDVYYAQHIADSMGCSQQQKDVIITKAILQMLERLAMPLNSYGLDLAEHSISSEVLREKVLAEHRKYLSLQNRDITASIKTAPQDMSDGEKLLRHILEPYKGKLVLLDVWGTWCAPCKEALAHSKEEFERLAPYDVVYLYMANNSPEESWKNIIKLNDLVGDNIAHYNLPAAQQSAIENYLNIRSFPSYRLFDKEGNLVDVKVDARQLDNLEKIIKELNR